A single window of Jeotgalibacillus haloalkalitolerans DNA harbors:
- a CDS encoding CCA tRNA nucleotidyltransferase: MNECFKQALPVLKEIEAHGFEAYFVGGCVRDYYLGRTINDIDIAVSATPEEIKGIFKQTVDIGIEHGTVLVLHKHGQFEVTTFRTEGTYSDNRRPDDVQFVRSLEEDLKRRDFTMNAMALSTSFELTDLFDGRKDLLNREIRTVGCPEERFSEDALRMLRAVRFVSQLDFSIEKNTYDAIKRFASRLSHVAVERMTAEFEKLLHGPAMDRALTYTVDTGIAEWLPELITDSVVSEVKGKNWRILKAEERMLLLILTGQYQDIKAVLRPWRMSNKTIMNMVLLAGLVGTRKKRLFTKADLYYVGLEPIISAEKTAAVLENRHYDEKKIKELYNSMIIKSRTDLVFKGTHLIKWTGRSGGPWVKDCTAAIEKLILDEKLNNHLSDIRDWVETEWLQK, from the coding sequence ATGAATGAGTGTTTCAAGCAGGCACTGCCGGTCTTAAAAGAGATAGAAGCTCATGGGTTTGAAGCATATTTTGTGGGTGGCTGTGTACGTGACTATTATCTTGGCAGAACGATTAACGATATAGATATTGCAGTCTCAGCAACACCTGAAGAAATTAAAGGAATTTTTAAACAAACCGTCGATATAGGCATTGAACATGGAACGGTTCTCGTACTCCATAAGCATGGTCAGTTTGAAGTGACAACCTTTAGAACAGAAGGCACATATTCAGATAACAGGCGGCCTGATGATGTGCAGTTTGTCAGATCCCTCGAAGAAGATTTGAAAAGAAGAGACTTTACGATGAATGCAATGGCATTATCCACTTCTTTTGAATTAACAGATCTATTTGACGGAAGAAAAGATCTGTTAAACAGGGAAATCAGGACGGTAGGATGTCCCGAAGAGAGATTCAGTGAAGACGCGTTAAGGATGCTGAGAGCAGTCCGTTTTGTATCGCAGCTCGATTTTTCAATTGAAAAGAATACTTATGATGCGATTAAACGCTTTGCTTCGCGGCTTTCCCATGTAGCAGTTGAGAGAATGACAGCTGAATTTGAAAAGCTGCTTCACGGACCTGCAATGGATAGAGCACTGACTTATACAGTGGACACAGGAATTGCTGAATGGTTGCCGGAATTGATCACCGACAGTGTCGTAAGTGAAGTGAAGGGGAAAAACTGGCGGATCCTGAAAGCTGAGGAGCGGATGCTGCTTTTGATACTTACTGGACAATATCAGGATATTAAAGCTGTATTAAGGCCATGGAGAATGTCTAATAAAACGATCATGAATATGGTTTTGCTTGCCGGGTTAGTTGGAACCAGAAAAAAGAGACTTTTTACTAAAGCTGATCTCTATTATGTTGGCTTAGAGCCAATTATATCAGCTGAAAAAACGGCAGCAGTGCTTGAAAACAGACATTATGATGAAAAAAAGATAAAAGAATTGTACAATTCTATGATCATAAAATCCAGGACAGATCTTGTTTTCAAGGGCACACATCTGATTAAGTGGACAGGCAGAAGTGGCGGACCATGGGTAAAAGATTGTACAGCTGCAATTGAAAAACTGATTTTAGATGAAAAGCTGAATAACCATTTAAGTGATATTAGAGATTGGGTGGAGACAGAATGGCTTCAAAAATAA
- the bshA gene encoding N-acetyl-alpha-D-glucosaminyl L-malate synthase BshA — MKKMKIGITCYPTVGGSGVIATELGKLLAEKGHQIHFITSSIPFRLNKMYSNIYFHQVEVNHYSVFQYPPYDIALANKMADVIERENLDILHVHYAIPHAVCAIMGKQMANSDVKIVTTLHGTDITVLGVDDSLTKAIKFGIEKSDRVTAVSRALVDQTKELIAPDKEIDVLYNFLDERIYRKVQSDYLKKDYGIKEHEKIIIHVSNFRKVKRVLDVVSVFAHIHQALPSKLILAGDGPEMSSVLKKVDELGLKEHVLFLGKQDNLEELYSISDLMLLLSEKESFGLVALEAMACGVPCIGTDAGGIPEVIIDRKNGYIFPVGDTTAMGAAAVELLKDEELHSSFSRQAVVTVQNDFHSSKIIRQYEAMYDELLHGEMKDE; from the coding sequence ATGAAAAAAATGAAAATAGGGATTACGTGTTATCCCACAGTAGGCGGGTCAGGCGTTATAGCAACTGAACTCGGAAAATTGCTGGCTGAAAAAGGACATCAGATACATTTTATTACATCCAGTATTCCATTCAGGCTGAATAAAATGTACTCAAATATATATTTTCATCAGGTGGAAGTCAATCATTACTCGGTTTTTCAATATCCGCCTTATGATATTGCGCTTGCAAATAAAATGGCTGATGTTATTGAACGTGAAAATCTCGATATTCTGCACGTCCATTATGCAATTCCACACGCAGTCTGTGCCATTATGGGAAAACAGATGGCAAATAGCGATGTGAAAATTGTCACAACCCTGCATGGCACGGATATTACTGTACTGGGCGTTGACGACAGTCTGACAAAAGCAATCAAATTCGGTATTGAAAAGTCCGATAGAGTGACAGCTGTGTCCAGAGCATTGGTGGATCAGACGAAAGAGCTTATTGCCCCTGATAAAGAGATCGATGTACTTTATAATTTTCTTGATGAAAGAATTTACAGAAAAGTACAATCAGATTATCTGAAAAAAGATTACGGGATTAAAGAGCATGAAAAAATTATTATTCACGTCTCCAACTTCAGAAAAGTAAAAAGAGTTCTGGATGTTGTGAGTGTATTTGCTCACATTCATCAAGCGTTACCGTCAAAATTAATTCTGGCAGGCGATGGACCAGAGATGTCTTCAGTACTGAAAAAAGTTGATGAACTGGGTCTCAAAGAACATGTTTTATTTCTTGGAAAACAGGACAACCTGGAGGAGTTATATTCAATCAGTGACCTGATGCTGCTGTTATCTGAAAAAGAAAGCTTTGGTTTAGTCGCACTCGAGGCAATGGCATGCGGCGTACCATGTATCGGAACTGATGCAGGTGGAATACCTGAAGTGATCATTGACCGGAAAAATGGCTATATTTTCCCGGTTGGTGACACAACTGCAATGGGGGCAGCGGCAGTAGAGCTCCTGAAAGATGAAGAACTGCACTCCTCATTTTCACGCCAGGCGGTCGTGACTGTTCAAAATGACTTTCATTCAAGTAAGATTATCAGACAATATGAAGCAATGTATGATGAACTTTTACACGGAGAGATGAAGGATGAATGA
- the bshB1 gene encoding bacillithiol biosynthesis deacetylase BshB1: protein MYKKDLQADILAIGAHSDDVEIGMGGTLAKWIGEGMSAVICDLTKAEMSSNGTPENRLKEADAAAAILGVKKRMNLDLGDRKLSADQHSIEQVVRMVRAVKPKMIFSPYYEDRHPDHMHAANIVIEAVFSARIRKYETEQPAHKAAHYHYMINGIHKPDFVVDVTDVHEQKVRSLSAYKSQFTPENGVQTPLTDGYIETVIARDRVFGKEVEVKMAEGFKSDKPLLINKGFGI from the coding sequence ATGTATAAAAAAGATCTTCAGGCAGATATTCTGGCCATTGGTGCTCATTCTGATGATGTCGAGATCGGGATGGGCGGTACACTGGCAAAATGGATAGGTGAAGGAATGTCTGCAGTGATTTGTGATTTAACAAAGGCAGAGATGTCTTCAAATGGTACTCCTGAAAACAGATTAAAAGAAGCGGACGCTGCCGCCGCTATTTTAGGTGTTAAGAAAAGAATGAACCTTGATTTGGGTGACCGGAAGCTTTCTGCTGATCAGCATTCGATCGAACAGGTCGTACGTATGGTCAGGGCAGTAAAACCGAAAATGATTTTCTCACCGTACTATGAAGACAGACATCCGGACCATATGCATGCAGCAAACATTGTAATTGAAGCCGTTTTTTCAGCGAGGATCAGAAAGTATGAAACTGAACAGCCCGCCCATAAAGCTGCACATTATCATTACATGATTAACGGTATACATAAGCCTGATTTTGTTGTTGATGTGACTGACGTTCATGAACAGAAAGTACGGTCACTGTCTGCTTATAAAAGTCAGTTCACGCCTGAGAACGGTGTACAGACACCGTTGACGGATGGGTACATAGAAACAGTAATCGCAAGAGACAGGGTGTTTGGTAAAGAGGTAGAGGTAAAAATGGCTGAAGGATTTAAAAGTGATAAGCCATTACTAATAAATAAAGGGTTTGGCATATAA
- the mgsA gene encoding methylglyoxal synthase produces MNIALIAHDEKKEELLKFVEEYKDEFARHQLFATGTTGMKINELTDLPIHRFKSGPLGGDQEIGARIANQELDAVFFFRDPLTAQPHEPDVSALVRLGDVYNIPMATNIGSAKILIKGIIRGDLDHV; encoded by the coding sequence ATGAATATTGCACTCATTGCCCATGATGAAAAGAAAGAGGAACTGTTGAAGTTTGTTGAGGAATATAAAGATGAATTTGCGAGACATCAGTTATTTGCAACAGGAACAACAGGAATGAAGATCAATGAACTGACAGATTTACCGATCCATCGCTTTAAGTCAGGCCCGCTTGGCGGTGACCAGGAAATTGGTGCCAGAATCGCTAACCAGGAACTCGATGCGGTATTCTTTTTCCGTGATCCGTTAACTGCACAGCCTCATGAGCCGGATGTGTCTGCACTCGTAAGACTTGGGGACGTTTATAATATCCCGATGGCTACTAATATCGGTTCTGCCAAAATCCTGATAAAAGGGATCATCAGAGGGGACCTTGATCATGTATAA
- the dapB gene encoding 4-hydroxy-tetrahydrodipicolinate reductase, whose amino-acid sequence MTNEISVVIAGPRGKMGREAVKLVEQTEGMKLSAVIDRQYNHNQLSDLEGFNSDAVIYTSPEECFTTVKPDVLVDLTTPETGYLHAKTALLNGVRPVIGTTGFTQTELEELKELSKENQLGTIIAPNFAIGAILMMKFSQMAAKYFEDVEIIEMHHDQKLDAPSGTGLKTAEMIKEQRASKQQGHPDEKETVTGSRGGDIDGIRIHSVRLPGLVAHQQVMFGGEGQLLTIKHDSHDRGSFMSGVKLCIHSVMNLQELVYGVENIID is encoded by the coding sequence ATGACGAATGAAATTTCAGTTGTGATTGCTGGACCGCGTGGAAAAATGGGAAGAGAAGCAGTAAAGCTTGTGGAGCAGACAGAAGGTATGAAGCTGTCTGCTGTAATTGACAGACAATATAACCATAATCAGCTATCAGACCTTGAAGGGTTCAACTCGGATGCAGTGATCTATACAAGTCCTGAAGAATGTTTTACCACAGTAAAGCCGGATGTATTAGTTGATCTTACTACGCCGGAAACCGGATACTTACATGCCAAAACCGCATTACTTAATGGGGTAAGGCCGGTAATCGGAACGACAGGATTCACTCAAACAGAACTGGAAGAGCTGAAAGAGCTTTCAAAAGAGAATCAATTAGGCACGATTATTGCACCTAACTTTGCGATTGGTGCGATCCTGATGATGAAATTCTCTCAAATGGCAGCGAAATATTTTGAAGATGTAGAAATCATCGAAATGCATCATGATCAAAAATTGGATGCACCATCAGGAACCGGATTAAAAACGGCCGAAATGATTAAAGAACAGCGGGCAAGTAAACAGCAGGGGCACCCTGATGAAAAAGAAACTGTTACAGGTTCAAGGGGCGGCGATATTGACGGGATCCGGATTCACAGTGTCAGACTGCCGGGGCTCGTAGCACATCAGCAGGTCATGTTCGGCGGCGAAGGACAGCTTCTCACAATTAAACACGATTCACATGACAGAGGATCATTTATGTCAGGCGTAAAGCTGTGTATACATTCAGTTATGAATCTTCAGGAACTCGTATACGGTGTCGAAAATATTATTGATTAA
- a CDS encoding nucleotide pyrophosphohydrolase codes for MMKESNFTVKDMQRDVDQYIGQFKEGYFKPLTMLARMTEELGELSREINHHYGEKPKKNTEDASTIEEELGDLLFVLICFANEQGISLEEAHHKVMNKFRTRDKDRWTKKEENEK; via the coding sequence ATGATGAAAGAGTCGAATTTCACAGTGAAAGACATGCAGCGGGATGTAGACCAGTATATCGGACAGTTTAAAGAAGGATACTTTAAGCCTTTGACGATGCTTGCCAGAATGACTGAAGAGTTAGGTGAACTCTCAAGAGAGATTAATCATCATTATGGCGAAAAACCGAAAAAAAATACAGAAGATGCCAGTACAATTGAAGAGGAGTTAGGTGATTTACTCTTTGTACTTATCTGTTTTGCTAATGAGCAGGGGATCAGCCTCGAAGAAGCTCATCATAAAGTCATGAACAAATTCAGAACAAGGGATAAAGACCGCTGGACGAAAAAGGAGGAAAATGAAAAATGA
- a CDS encoding YitT family protein translates to MFGLKLKNILFIIFGAAVFSFGIVHFNIQNNLAEGGFTGITLLLYFIFDFKPSITNLLLNIPVFMIGWKLLGLRSFLYTLLGTLSVSLFLELFYIYQFSIPLSNDLFLAALFAGASIGVGLGIIFRYGGTTGGVDIIARLVKKYAGWSMGRTMFIFDAAVIVLSLATYLNYREGMYTLVAVFVGARVIDFMQEGAYTARGAMIISPHQKQIADLIAVEMDRGVTVLTGYGHYSKEKREVLYCVVGRNELVRLKNLITSVDPHAFVSVTDVHDVLGEGFTLDENKKPIET, encoded by the coding sequence TTGTTTGGTCTTAAATTAAAAAACATTTTATTTATTATTTTTGGTGCTGCTGTATTTAGTTTCGGCATTGTTCATTTTAACATCCAGAACAATCTGGCTGAAGGCGGTTTTACCGGCATTACGTTATTATTATACTTTATATTCGACTTCAAGCCTTCTATCACGAATTTACTTTTGAATATTCCTGTATTTATGATCGGATGGAAGCTGCTCGGGTTAAGATCTTTTTTATATACCCTGCTCGGAACATTAAGTGTATCACTTTTTCTTGAATTATTTTATATTTATCAATTCTCGATTCCACTTTCAAATGATTTGTTTTTAGCAGCGCTATTTGCAGGTGCATCTATCGGTGTCGGGCTTGGTATTATTTTCAGATACGGCGGAACTACAGGCGGTGTTGACATCATTGCAAGACTGGTTAAAAAGTATGCCGGATGGAGTATGGGACGCACGATGTTTATTTTCGACGCAGCTGTGATTGTGTTATCTCTGGCAACTTATTTGAATTATCGTGAAGGGATGTATACACTGGTCGCAGTTTTTGTAGGCGCAAGAGTGATTGACTTTATGCAGGAAGGCGCTTATACGGCGAGAGGAGCCATGATCATCTCCCCGCATCAGAAACAAATTGCTGATCTGATTGCCGTTGAAATGGATCGCGGTGTAACAGTTCTTACCGGTTATGGACACTATTCGAAAGAAAAACGCGAAGTATTATATTGCGTGGTTGGAAGAAATGAACTCGTGAGGCTAAAAAACCTGATCACGTCTGTGGATCCACATGCGTTCGTGTCAGTGACTGATGTACATGATGTGTTGGGTGAAGGATTTACGCTGGATGAGAATAAAAAACCGATTGAAACGTAA
- a CDS encoding zinc metallopeptidase, giving the protein MEILIYFALILILPLWASSRVKKTYKKYSKVQTTANMTGAEVAQRILHENGIYDVAVKPGKGFLSDHYNPRTKEIVLSPDNYHGMSVAGAAVAAHEVGHAIQDAESYAFLRLRHKLVPVANLGSNFSFILIIAGMLLGSMEFMLGGIIFFAAAVLFQFVTLPVEFNASSRAMNQMVSIGLIRNEEEPHAKKVLNAAALTYVAAALVALLELLRFILMFIGMNGDD; this is encoded by the coding sequence ATGGAAATCCTGATTTATTTTGCGCTGATTTTAATCTTGCCGTTATGGGCGAGCAGCCGTGTCAAAAAGACGTATAAAAAATACTCTAAAGTTCAGACAACAGCAAATATGACTGGAGCTGAAGTTGCCCAGAGAATCCTTCATGAGAATGGTATTTATGATGTAGCGGTAAAGCCTGGTAAAGGTTTTCTAAGTGACCATTATAATCCGAGAACAAAGGAAATCGTACTGTCACCGGACAACTATCATGGTATGTCAGTGGCTGGTGCTGCTGTAGCAGCACACGAAGTGGGACACGCTATTCAGGATGCAGAAAGTTATGCATTTCTAAGATTGCGTCATAAACTTGTCCCTGTCGCAAATCTAGGATCAAACTTCTCATTTATTTTAATCATTGCCGGTATGCTTCTGGGTTCAATGGAGTTTATGCTTGGAGGTATTATTTTCTTCGCAGCAGCCGTACTCTTTCAGTTTGTTACACTGCCTGTAGAATTCAATGCATCATCCCGTGCAATGAATCAGATGGTCAGTATCGGTCTGATCAGAAATGAAGAAGAACCCCATGCTAAAAAAGTATTAAACGCCGCAGCACTTACTTATGTAGCAGCCGCATTAGTTGCACTGCTCGAATTGCTCAGATTTATTCTGATGTTCATTGGAATGAATGGAGACGATTAA
- a CDS encoding DUF1405 domain-containing protein: MKEYIYSWLTNRYFLIILFITNLLGTIYGYYWYRFQLAATEPIFLIFVPDSPTASLFFTIVIFGYLIRKQWPLIEALAIVTLFKYGIWAVVMNLLTWNVTGEMSAVAWMLVISHAAMAVQGLLYAPFYRMKLWHIVLAAVWTFHNDVIDYVYMQYPVYSRLSEMIDHIGYFTFWLSICSVFIAWYVGIHRRDWQRTLHRNNSQA, from the coding sequence ATGAAGGAATATATCTACTCTTGGCTGACAAACCGGTACTTTCTTATCATCTTGTTTATCACAAATCTCCTTGGTACGATTTATGGCTACTACTGGTACAGATTTCAGCTGGCTGCCACGGAGCCCATCTTTTTAATATTCGTACCTGACAGTCCGACAGCCAGCCTGTTTTTCACAATTGTCATTTTCGGTTATTTAATCCGGAAACAGTGGCCGTTGATTGAAGCGCTCGCAATAGTGACACTGTTTAAGTACGGCATTTGGGCTGTAGTCATGAATTTGCTGACCTGGAATGTAACAGGTGAAATGTCGGCTGTTGCATGGATGCTGGTTATATCTCATGCTGCAATGGCGGTGCAGGGGCTGTTATATGCACCATTTTACCGGATGAAATTGTGGCATATTGTGCTGGCTGCTGTCTGGACGTTTCATAATGATGTAATTGATTATGTCTATATGCAATACCCGGTATATTCAAGGTTATCAGAAATGATTGATCATATCGGTTACTTCACTTTCTGGTTAAGCATATGCTCTGTTTTCATTGCGTGGTATGTCGGAATACATCGAAGAGATTGGCAAAGGACTTTACATAGAAATAATTCACAGGCATAG
- a CDS encoding menaquinol-cytochrome c reductase cytochrome b/c subunit, protein MHRGKGMKFVGDSRVPANRKPNIPKDYSEFPGKTEAFWPNFLLKEWLVGSVFLIGFLALTVAHEPPLEKIADPTDAGYIPLPDWYFLFLYQLLKYDFASGPYNVIGAFVIPGIAFGALLLAPFLDRGPARRPGKRPLATGFMLLGVAATIFLTWESVAYHDWETQRSQGEIVAEVEINTEAEGYAIYEQQGCINCHGENLEGGAGPALAESGLSPEEIADIAVNGQGNMPAGLFEGSDEELQQLAEYLSDPAAE, encoded by the coding sequence ATGCATCGTGGAAAAGGGATGAAGTTTGTCGGAGACTCACGTGTACCGGCGAATCGTAAACCGAATATTCCAAAAGATTACTCAGAGTTTCCTGGAAAAACGGAAGCTTTCTGGCCAAACTTCTTGTTAAAAGAATGGCTTGTAGGTTCTGTGTTCTTAATTGGCTTCTTAGCTTTAACTGTAGCGCACGAACCACCGCTTGAGAAAATTGCTGACCCGACGGATGCAGGATATATTCCTCTTCCTGACTGGTACTTCTTGTTTTTATATCAGCTGCTGAAATATGATTTCGCATCTGGTCCTTATAACGTAATTGGTGCTTTCGTTATTCCTGGTATTGCGTTTGGCGCATTACTGCTTGCACCATTTCTTGACCGCGGACCTGCGCGCCGTCCTGGTAAGCGTCCGCTTGCAACAGGATTTATGCTGCTAGGTGTCGCTGCAACGATTTTCCTTACATGGGAATCAGTTGCTTATCATGACTGGGAAACACAGCGCAGTCAGGGTGAAATTGTTGCTGAAGTTGAAATTAATACTGAAGCAGAAGGTTACGCGATTTATGAACAGCAGGGCTGTATCAACTGTCATGGTGAAAACCTTGAAGGTGGAGCAGGTCCTGCATTGGCTGAATCAGGCCTGTCACCAGAAGAAATTGCTGACATTGCAGTAAACGGTCAGGGTAATATGCCTGCCGGTCTGTTCGAAGGTTCTGATGAAGAACTTCAGCAGCTTGCTGAATATCTTTCAGATCCTGCAGCAGAATAA
- the qcrB gene encoding menaquinol-cytochrome c reductase cytochrome b subunit, which yields MLNKIYDWVDERLDITPMWRDIADHEVPEHVNPAHHFSAFVYCFGGLTFFVTVIQILSGMFLTMYYVPDIENAWRSVYYLQNEVAFGVIVRGMHHWGASLVIVMMFLHTLRVFFTGAYKKPRELNWVVGVLIFFVMLGLGFTGYLLPWDMKALFATKVGIEIAAATPLIGEQIRVLLAGDTSILGAQTLTRFFAIHVFFLPGALLGLMAAHFIMIRKQGISGPL from the coding sequence GTGCTTAATAAGATTTATGATTGGGTAGATGAACGGTTGGATATCACCCCAATGTGGCGTGACATTGCTGATCACGAAGTTCCTGAGCACGTTAACCCTGCTCACCACTTCTCAGCTTTCGTATACTGCTTTGGCGGACTGACATTCTTCGTAACCGTTATTCAGATCTTATCCGGAATGTTTTTGACCATGTATTATGTGCCAGATATTGAAAATGCATGGCGCTCTGTTTATTACTTACAAAATGAAGTTGCCTTCGGCGTAATCGTCCGCGGGATGCACCACTGGGGAGCCAGTCTTGTTATTGTCATGATGTTTCTTCATACTTTACGGGTATTCTTCACAGGTGCTTACAAAAAACCGCGTGAACTTAACTGGGTTGTAGGTGTACTTATTTTCTTCGTTATGCTTGGACTAGGTTTCACAGGTTATCTTCTGCCTTGGGATATGAAAGCTCTATTCGCAACTAAGGTAGGTATTGAAATTGCTGCTGCAACACCACTGATTGGTGAGCAGATCCGTGTTCTATTAGCAGGGGATACGAGCATACTGGGTGCTCAGACATTAACCAGATTCTTTGCAATTCACGTATTCTTCCTGCCAGGTGCACTACTTGGTCTGATGGCAGCCCACTTTATCATGATTCGTAAGCAGGGTATCTCAGGACCACTGTAA
- a CDS encoding ubiquinol-cytochrome c reductase iron-sulfur subunit, whose translation MSNQRVSRRQFLNYTLTGVGGFMAAGMLMPMVRFAIDPVLTAEAGGDFISTGTSVDELSDVPTRVDFSYEQKDAWYTSEVTQTAWVYLDENQEVVALNPTCKHLGCTVNWEGRESDPNRFFCPCHNGLYEKSGKNVPGTPPTAPLDMFETRVSDDGILQLGQVVPNTIA comes from the coding sequence ATGAGTAATCAGCGTGTTTCACGTCGTCAATTTTTAAACTATACATTAACTGGTGTAGGCGGTTTCATGGCTGCAGGGATGCTTATGCCGATGGTGCGTTTTGCGATTGATCCTGTATTAACTGCTGAAGCCGGAGGGGATTTCATCTCTACTGGTACTTCGGTTGATGAATTGAGTGACGTACCAACCCGTGTAGACTTTTCTTATGAACAGAAAGATGCATGGTATACGTCCGAAGTAACTCAGACTGCTTGGGTTTATCTTGATGAAAATCAGGAAGTGGTAGCTTTAAACCCAACATGTAAACACTTAGGCTGTACAGTTAACTGGGAAGGAAGAGAAAGTGATCCTAACAGATTCTTCTGCCCTTGCCACAATGGACTGTATGAAAAATCCGGTAAGAACGTACCGGGAACGCCACCGACTGCTCCTCTTGACATGTTCGAGACGAGAGTATCTGACGATGGCATCTTGCAGCTTGGACAAGTTGTTCCAAACACAATTGCATAG
- a CDS encoding YpiF family protein: MIWNTKDIELFFQEQKYIDTAVVPLLPVSFGDQAKQEADQAEFIPLVTAMLEKQFKGRMMLLPPFTYFSSENKEQRKARMAEWAQTLKDNDFDHIFLVTSDPFWRETEADLGADLIWLPSIPMEHMEGKYKQKIIEDQISQLLKIVVGKWQAN, from the coding sequence ATGATTTGGAATACAAAAGATATTGAACTTTTTTTTCAGGAACAGAAATACATAGATACGGCTGTTGTTCCCCTGTTACCGGTCAGTTTCGGGGACCAGGCGAAGCAGGAAGCTGATCAGGCGGAGTTTATTCCCCTCGTAACAGCAATGCTTGAAAAACAGTTTAAAGGGCGTATGATGCTCCTGCCACCATTTACGTATTTTTCTTCAGAAAATAAAGAGCAAAGAAAAGCAAGGATGGCAGAATGGGCACAAACGTTAAAAGATAATGACTTTGATCATATCTTCCTCGTAACTTCAGACCCGTTCTGGAGAGAGACTGAGGCAGACCTGGGAGCGGATTTAATCTGGCTTCCATCCATTCCAATGGAACATATGGAAGGGAAGTATAAGCAAAAAATCATCGAAGATCAGATAAGTCAGCTTTTGAAAATTGTCGTCGGAAAATGGCAGGCGAACTAA
- a CDS encoding ReoY family proteolytic degradation factor: MAPSISAHEKKDFIKWFLQHYQLKKRESVWIMNYLLSHDQLIENLHFVEDARYCPRGIVMSTACSDEVPFRFYKEHVMTTDAEKSFHDIRLHREEDLYVQLNFESAYSSYQYAAVLEDNPFTPKEVHLTKKEKELAEQFLTDSIAENRRNQLMKEIDEALDRQDKDKFRQLTDRLKSLT, encoded by the coding sequence TTGGCCCCATCTATTTCAGCACATGAAAAAAAGGACTTTATTAAGTGGTTTTTACAGCACTATCAGTTGAAGAAAAGAGAGTCAGTCTGGATAATGAATTATTTGCTGAGCCATGACCAGTTAATAGAGAATCTGCATTTCGTTGAGGATGCGAGATACTGCCCGCGCGGTATTGTCATGTCGACTGCCTGCAGCGATGAAGTACCCTTCAGATTTTATAAAGAACATGTCATGACAACGGATGCGGAAAAATCATTTCATGATATCAGGCTTCACCGTGAAGAAGATTTGTATGTGCAGCTGAATTTTGAGTCGGCTTATTCATCTTATCAATATGCTGCTGTGCTTGAGGATAATCCTTTTACGCCTAAGGAAGTTCATCTGACGAAAAAAGAAAAAGAATTAGCAGAACAATTTCTGACAGACAGTATTGCAGAGAACCGGCGGAATCAATTGATGAAAGAAATTGATGAAGCGTTAGACCGGCAGGATAAAGATAAATTCAGACAGCTGACGGACCGGCTTAAGAGTCTGACCTGA